One region of Caldimonas thermodepolymerans genomic DNA includes:
- the mrdA gene encoding penicillin-binding protein 2, translated as MTELKNVELELSRFRARVLFAAAMVLVCFGLIFARLAYLQVIRYDELSTRAENNRIAVVPIVPNRGLIVDRNGVVLANNYSAYTLELTPSKIADLDATIDALSEVVEITNYDRRRFRRLMDESKSFESLPIRTRLTDEEVARFSVQAYRFPGVEIKARLFRHYPLGEIGSHVIGYIGRINQAEKEKIEDSEDAANYRGTDYIGKLGIEQSYERELHGITGFEEVETSAGGRAVRRLRSSPAIPGNTVVLSIDIKLQALVERLYGNRRGALVAIDPKTGELLAFVSKPTFDPNLFVEGIDVENWRALNESPDKPLLNRALRGTYPPGSTFKPFMAMAALNSGKRGPNEAILDTGVFLFGNHRFRSHGDVGLGMVDMHRSIVKSSNVYYYSLANEMGVDLIHAQLAPFGFGQITGIDIEGEVRGVLPSTEWKRRAYKKPEQQRWYAGETISLGIGQGYNNFTMLQLSHALATLVSGGERHVPHLVREIRDVVTRERRPVGGQRLEPLDLKAQHVEIIKRAMHAVTQEGTSTRVFAGAPYASGGKTGTAQAVTIRQNEKYNAAKMAEYLRDHSLYIAFAPVDDPQIAVALIVENAGFGAQAAAPIARRVLDYWLAGIYPSEEDILAVQNGQAAAPIGTPRRASEVQLPAPVLPATGSTVLPVPAQAVPASAVAPVSLNPEPAR; from the coding sequence ATGACCGAACTCAAGAACGTCGAACTCGAGCTGTCGCGCTTTCGCGCGAGGGTGCTGTTCGCCGCGGCCATGGTGCTGGTGTGCTTCGGGCTGATCTTCGCGCGCCTGGCCTACCTGCAGGTGATCCGCTACGACGAGCTGTCCACGCGCGCCGAGAACAACCGCATCGCCGTGGTGCCCATCGTCCCCAACCGCGGGCTGATCGTCGACCGCAACGGCGTGGTGCTGGCCAACAACTACTCGGCCTACACGCTGGAGCTGACGCCGTCGAAGATCGCCGACCTGGACGCCACCATCGACGCCCTGTCCGAGGTGGTCGAGATCACCAACTACGACCGGCGGCGCTTCCGCCGGCTGATGGACGAGTCCAAGAGCTTCGAGTCGCTGCCGATCCGCACCCGCCTGACCGACGAGGAGGTGGCGCGCTTCTCGGTGCAAGCCTACCGCTTTCCCGGCGTGGAGATCAAGGCACGGCTGTTCCGCCACTACCCGCTCGGCGAGATCGGCAGCCACGTGATCGGCTACATCGGCCGCATCAACCAGGCCGAGAAGGAGAAGATCGAGGACTCCGAGGACGCGGCCAACTACCGCGGCACCGACTACATCGGCAAGCTGGGCATCGAGCAGAGCTACGAGCGCGAGCTGCACGGCATCACCGGCTTCGAGGAGGTGGAGACCAGCGCCGGCGGGCGCGCGGTGCGGCGGCTGCGCTCCAGCCCGGCGATCCCGGGCAACACCGTGGTGCTGTCCATCGACATCAAGCTGCAGGCGCTGGTCGAGCGGCTGTACGGCAACCGGCGCGGCGCGCTGGTGGCGATCGACCCCAAGACCGGCGAGCTGCTGGCCTTCGTCAGCAAGCCGACCTTCGACCCCAACCTGTTCGTCGAGGGCATCGACGTCGAGAACTGGCGCGCGCTCAACGAGTCGCCCGACAAGCCGCTGCTCAACCGCGCGCTGCGGGGCACCTACCCGCCCGGCTCCACGTTCAAGCCGTTCATGGCGATGGCCGCGCTCAACAGCGGCAAGCGCGGGCCGAACGAGGCCATCCTCGACACCGGGGTGTTCCTGTTCGGCAACCACCGCTTCCGCAGCCACGGCGACGTCGGGCTGGGCATGGTCGACATGCACCGCTCGATCGTCAAGTCGAGCAACGTCTACTACTACTCGCTGGCCAACGAGATGGGCGTGGACCTGATCCACGCGCAGCTCGCGCCGTTCGGCTTCGGCCAGATCACCGGCATCGACATCGAGGGCGAGGTGCGCGGCGTGCTGCCGTCCACCGAATGGAAGCGCCGTGCCTACAAGAAGCCCGAGCAGCAGCGCTGGTACGCCGGCGAGACCATCTCGCTGGGCATCGGCCAGGGCTACAACAACTTCACGATGCTGCAGCTGTCGCATGCGCTGGCCACGCTGGTCTCGGGCGGCGAGCGCCACGTGCCGCACCTGGTGCGCGAGATCCGCGACGTGGTCACGCGCGAGCGTCGCCCGGTGGGCGGCCAGCGCCTCGAGCCGCTCGACCTGAAGGCGCAGCATGTCGAGATCATCAAGCGCGCGATGCACGCGGTGACGCAGGAAGGCACCTCGACCCGCGTGTTCGCCGGTGCGCCCTACGCGAGCGGCGGCAAGACCGGCACCGCGCAGGCCGTCACGATCCGCCAGAACGAGAAGTACAACGCGGCCAAGATGGCCGAGTACCTGCGCGACCACTCGCTGTACATCGCCTTCGCCCCGGTCGATGATCCGCAGATCGCGGTCGCGCTGATCGTCGAGAACGCCGGCTTCGGCGCGCAGGCCGCCGCGCCGATCGCGCGCCGGGTGCTGGACTACTGGCTGGCCGGCATCTATCCCAGCGAGGAAGACATCCTGGCCGTGCAGAACGGCCAGGCGGCCGCCCCGATCGGCACGCCGCGGCGCGCCTCCGAGGTGCAGCTGCCCGCGCCGGTGCTGCCGGCCACCGGCAGCACCGTGCTGCCCGTCCCGGCCCAGGCCGTGCCGGCCTCCGCGGTGGCCCCCGTGTCCCTCAACCCCGAGCCCGCCCGATGA
- the rodA gene encoding rod shape-determining protein RodA: MNVAFERPSLWQRARPVFTGFDGWLALAVLLLCSAGLVIMYSAGYDHGTRFYDHARNMLIAALVVFVVAQVSPQKLMAIAVPLYVLGVVLLLGVEFFGITRKGATRWLNVGVTVIQPSELLKFAVPLMLAWWFQRREGQLRTLDFIVAAGILALPVGLIMKQPDLGTALLVLAGGLFVIFFAGLSWKLILPVLVGGAIGITALVLAEDRICQPDVEWPVLHAYQKGRVCTLLDPGKDPLGKGFHTLQGMIAIGSGGLTGKGFMKGTQTHLEFIPERTTDFIFAAYSEEFGLAGNVALLLGFIFLVFRGLVIATEAPTLFSRLLAGAVSLIFFTYAFVNMGMVSGILPVVGVPLPFISYGGTAMVTLGLGIGILMSIAKSRRLMVS; this comes from the coding sequence ATGAACGTCGCCTTCGAACGCCCCTCCCTGTGGCAGCGCGCCAGGCCGGTCTTCACCGGCTTCGACGGCTGGCTGGCACTGGCGGTGCTGCTGCTGTGCAGTGCCGGGCTGGTCATCATGTACTCGGCCGGCTACGACCACGGCACCCGCTTCTACGACCATGCGCGCAACATGCTGATCGCCGCGCTGGTGGTGTTCGTCGTCGCGCAGGTGTCGCCGCAGAAGCTGATGGCGATCGCCGTGCCGCTGTACGTGCTGGGCGTGGTGCTGCTGCTGGGCGTCGAGTTCTTCGGCATCACCCGCAAGGGGGCGACGCGCTGGCTCAACGTCGGCGTCACCGTGATCCAGCCCAGCGAGCTGCTCAAGTTCGCGGTGCCGCTGATGCTGGCCTGGTGGTTCCAGCGCCGCGAGGGGCAGCTGCGCACGCTGGACTTCATCGTCGCGGCGGGCATCCTGGCGCTGCCCGTGGGCCTGATCATGAAGCAGCCCGACCTGGGCACCGCGCTGCTGGTGCTGGCCGGCGGGCTGTTCGTGATCTTCTTCGCCGGCCTGTCGTGGAAGCTGATCCTCCCGGTGCTGGTCGGCGGTGCGATCGGCATCACCGCGCTGGTGCTCGCCGAGGACCGCATCTGCCAGCCCGACGTCGAATGGCCGGTGCTGCACGCCTACCAGAAGGGGCGCGTGTGCACGCTGCTCGATCCGGGCAAGGACCCGCTCGGCAAGGGCTTCCACACGCTGCAAGGCATGATCGCGATCGGCTCCGGGGGGCTGACCGGCAAGGGTTTCATGAAGGGCACGCAGACCCACCTGGAGTTCATCCCCGAGCGCACCACCGACTTCATCTTCGCCGCCTATTCCGAGGAGTTCGGGCTGGCCGGCAACGTCGCCCTGCTGCTGGGCTTCATCTTCCTGGTCTTCCGCGGGCTGGTGATCGCCACCGAGGCGCCGACGCTGTTCTCGCGCCTGCTCGCGGGGGCGGTGTCGCTGATCTTCTTCACCTATGCCTTCGTCAACATGGGCATGGTCAGCGGCATCCTGCCCGTGGTGGGCGTGCCCCTGCCCTTCATCAGCTACGGCGGCACCGCGATGGTGACGCTGGGGCTGGGCATCGGCATCCTGATGTCGATCGCCAAGAGCCGGCGACTGATGGTCTCCTGA
- a CDS encoding acyl-homoserine-lactone synthase, whose protein sequence is MDVICGTGATLAPSLLDELAVYRHRIFIETLKWDLPTENGREQDQFDGPQTGYVIARDETGAICGCARLLPTTGPYLLADVFPQLLHGAPVPRHERIWELSRFASMNCGAPHQLSRQMELKVAEHVFATALHFAARHGVERFVTVSPLGVERLLRRAGLHIHRAGPPVMVGGHPLFACWIEVDAHSLRLLAHYVPPRERVAPALRANAPAATADTTRSWT, encoded by the coding sequence GTGGACGTCATCTGTGGAACCGGAGCCACCCTTGCCCCCAGTCTGCTCGACGAGCTGGCGGTCTACCGCCACCGTATCTTCATCGAGACCCTGAAATGGGACCTGCCCACCGAGAACGGCCGCGAGCAGGACCAGTTCGACGGCCCGCAGACCGGCTACGTGATCGCGCGCGACGAGACGGGCGCGATCTGCGGCTGCGCCCGCCTGCTGCCCACCACCGGCCCCTACCTGCTGGCCGACGTGTTCCCGCAGCTGCTGCACGGCGCGCCGGTGCCGCGCCACGAACGGATCTGGGAGCTGTCGCGCTTCGCGTCGATGAACTGCGGCGCGCCCCACCAGCTGTCGCGCCAGATGGAACTGAAGGTGGCCGAGCACGTGTTCGCCACCGCGCTGCATTTCGCGGCCCGCCATGGCGTGGAGCGCTTCGTCACGGTCTCGCCGCTGGGCGTCGAGCGCCTGCTGCGCCGCGCCGGCCTGCACATCCACCGCGCCGGGCCGCCGGTGATGGTCGGCGGCCACCCGCTGTTTGCCTGCTGGATCGAGGTGGACGCCCACTCGCTGCGCCTGCTGGCGCACTACGTGCCGCCGCGCGAGCGCGTCGCGCCCGCGTTGCGCGCCAATGCCCCCGCCGCCACGGCGGACACGACCCGCAGCTGGACCTGA
- a CDS encoding DUF4902 domain-containing protein: MTLPGRGRSPWSGPRPGRLSFLPAVAAGPAEDGYLRVTWGELCAAEFAHLCSGLDPDEPRLPDSLWVVSGYTEWVSGPEPLISLGWDWRLNGITGVLELASATVRSNLMLIGQDRIDLGCQVTEQLLSRRLSRMDWQPVVASAVGLRQ, encoded by the coding sequence GTGACCCTGCCCGGCCGGGGTCGCAGCCCCTGGTCCGGCCCCCGGCCCGGTCGCCTGTCGTTCCTGCCTGCCGTGGCCGCCGGCCCCGCCGAGGACGGCTACCTGCGCGTCACCTGGGGCGAATTGTGCGCCGCCGAGTTCGCCCACCTGTGTTCCGGCCTCGATCCGGACGAGCCCCGCCTGCCCGACAGCCTCTGGGTCGTGAGCGGCTACACCGAATGGGTCAGCGGCCCCGAGCCGCTCATCTCGCTGGGCTGGGACTGGCGCCTCAACGGCATCACCGGGGTGCTCGAGCTGGCCTCGGCCACGGTGCGCAGCAACCTGATGCTGATCGGGCAGGACCGCATCGACCTGGGCTGCCAGGTCACCGAACAGCTGCTGAGCCGGCGCCTGAGCCGCATGGACTGGCAGCCGGTGGTGGCCTCGGCGGTGGGCCTGCGGCAGTAG
- a CDS encoding autoinducer binding domain-containing protein, giving the protein MKAWQEEDIQSLLTASSEKELFARLSEAARDLGFEYCAYGMKVALPLSNPRVTMFNNYPEAWQKRYQEMGYLAIDPTVRRAARSAGPVLWSECMPASTLEFWEDAHAHGLKVGLALPMRDHQGLSSLLTLSRSKDEITRSELAARRAQMYWLTEVAHLGMTQWLASKLMPEIDVRLSDREAEVLRWTGDGKTSNDVADILGISERTVNFHINNAMLKLGASNKTAAVLRAAVLGLL; this is encoded by the coding sequence ATGAAGGCGTGGCAGGAGGAAGACATCCAGTCCTTGCTGACGGCCTCGTCCGAGAAGGAGCTGTTCGCGCGCCTGTCGGAAGCCGCGCGGGACCTGGGCTTCGAGTACTGCGCCTACGGGATGAAGGTGGCGCTGCCGCTGTCCAACCCGCGGGTGACGATGTTCAACAACTATCCCGAGGCCTGGCAGAAGCGCTACCAGGAGATGGGTTATCTGGCCATCGACCCGACGGTGCGGCGCGCCGCCCGCTCGGCCGGGCCGGTGCTGTGGTCGGAGTGCATGCCGGCCTCGACGCTGGAGTTCTGGGAAGACGCGCACGCCCACGGCCTCAAGGTGGGGCTGGCGCTGCCGATGCGCGACCACCAGGGGCTGTCCAGCCTGCTGACGCTGTCGCGCTCCAAGGACGAGATCACCCGCAGCGAGCTGGCCGCCCGCCGCGCCCAGATGTACTGGCTGACCGAGGTCGCCCACCTGGGCATGACGCAGTGGCTGGCCAGCAAGCTGATGCCCGAGATCGACGTGCGCCTGTCCGACCGCGAGGCCGAGGTGCTGCGCTGGACCGGCGACGGCAAGACCTCCAACGACGTCGCGGACATCCTCGGCATCTCCGAGCGCACGGTCAACTTCCACATCAACAACGCGATGCTCAAGCTGGGCGCGAGCAACAAGACCGCGGCGGTGCTGCGCGCCGCGGTGCTCGGCCTGCTCTGA